A portion of the Clostridium gelidum genome contains these proteins:
- a CDS encoding YgiQ family radical SAM protein, translated as MINEKKFLPISKKDMKERGWDECDFIIVTADAYIDHHSFGTAIISRVLEAHGYKVGIIAQPDWKSVYDFQKLGRPKYGFLVNAGNMDSMVNHYTVSKRLREKDLYSPGGEMGLRPDMATIVYCNKIREAYKDINIVIGGIEASLRRFAHYDYWSDKVRKSILIDSTADLLIYGMGEKQIVAVAESLKNGVAAKDITYVRGTCYATESLEDVQDYIENPSYKEVCTDRYKYAKASKIEYEEQDSVRGHIIVQKHGNKYVVQNKPETPLNREELDEVYGLPYMKNYHPIYEGKGGIAAIEEVKFSTVSSRGCFGDCKFCAITFHQGRVVQSRSKESILKEVEEITNLPDFKGYIHDVGGPTANFRKPACSKQLAFGACKGKECLSPDVCENMDVDHSEYLDLLRAIRNVPGVKKAFVRSGLRYDYIMADKDDTFFKELVEHHVSGKLKVAPEHVSKDVLKYMGKPAGETYDKFVAKFEKLTKKIGKKQYIIPYLMSSHPGSTLDCAIELAEYLRDTNYQPEQVQDFYPTPGTPATTMYYTGLDPMTMKEVYVPKTKHEKAMQRALLQFKNPKYYTLVYEALTEAGRTDLIGNGPECLIRDKNHGSTNRYRETQVQGENNKNNSYKGTGSTAEKNRNKTGKSNDKNAHVQGKFKDKNDGKNKNKNESKYSDKTQTSRGKSTGVGKGKSSTKTKAKRK; from the coding sequence ATGATAAATGAAAAAAAGTTTTTACCAATAAGCAAAAAGGATATGAAAGAAAGAGGCTGGGATGAATGTGATTTTATAATAGTCACAGCTGATGCATATATAGATCATCATAGTTTTGGAACTGCAATTATTTCAAGAGTTCTTGAAGCACATGGATATAAGGTTGGAATAATAGCACAACCTGATTGGAAGTCAGTTTATGATTTTCAAAAATTAGGGAGACCTAAATATGGATTTTTAGTTAATGCAGGAAATATGGATTCTATGGTTAACCATTACACAGTAAGCAAGAGATTACGTGAAAAAGATCTTTATTCACCAGGTGGTGAGATGGGACTTAGACCAGATATGGCAACTATTGTTTACTGTAATAAAATAAGGGAAGCGTATAAGGATATTAATATTGTTATTGGTGGAATAGAAGCAAGTCTTAGAAGATTTGCACACTATGATTATTGGAGTGACAAAGTAAGAAAATCAATACTTATTGATAGTACAGCAGATCTACTTATTTATGGCATGGGGGAAAAACAAATTGTAGCAGTTGCAGAAAGTCTGAAAAATGGAGTTGCTGCAAAGGATATAACTTATGTACGAGGTACTTGCTATGCAACAGAAAGTTTAGAAGATGTTCAGGATTATATTGAAAATCCATCATATAAAGAAGTTTGTACAGATAGATACAAGTATGCAAAAGCAAGCAAAATTGAATATGAAGAACAAGATTCAGTAAGAGGTCATATTATTGTACAAAAACATGGAAATAAGTATGTAGTTCAAAATAAACCAGAGACACCTTTAAATAGAGAAGAGTTAGATGAAGTTTATGGACTTCCATATATGAAGAATTATCATCCAATATATGAAGGTAAAGGTGGAATTGCTGCAATTGAAGAAGTTAAGTTTAGTACAGTAAGCTCAAGAGGTTGTTTTGGAGATTGTAAATTTTGTGCTATAACTTTTCATCAAGGAAGAGTTGTTCAAAGTAGAAGTAAGGAATCAATATTAAAAGAAGTTGAGGAAATTACAAATTTACCTGACTTTAAAGGATATATACATGATGTTGGAGGCCCAACTGCTAACTTTAGAAAACCAGCATGTAGTAAACAATTAGCATTTGGTGCTTGCAAAGGAAAAGAATGTTTATCACCTGATGTTTGCGAAAATATGGATGTAGATCATAGTGAATATTTAGATTTGCTTAGAGCTATAAGAAATGTTCCAGGCGTAAAAAAAGCATTTGTTCGTTCGGGGCTTAGATATGATTATATTATGGCTGATAAAGATGATACTTTCTTTAAAGAATTAGTAGAACATCATGTAAGTGGCAAGTTGAAAGTAGCACCAGAACATGTTTCAAAAGATGTTTTAAAATACATGGGTAAACCAGCAGGGGAAACGTATGATAAATTTGTAGCTAAATTTGAGAAATTAACAAAGAAAATAGGAAAAAAACAATATATAATTCCATATTTAATGTCTTCGCATCCAGGGAGTACATTAGATTGTGCTATTGAACTTGCAGAATACCTAAGGGATACAAATTATCAACCAGAGCAAGTACAAGATTTTTATCCTACACCAGGGACACCAGCGACTACAATGTATTATACAGGACTTGACCCAATGACGATGAAAGAAGTATATGTACCGAAGACTAAACATGAAAAAGCTATGCAAAGGGCACTTCTTCAATTTAAAAATCCAAAGTATTATACATTGGTATATGAAGCACTAACTGAAGCTGGAAGAACAGATTTAATTGGAAATGGACCTGAGTGTCTTATAAGAGATAAGAATCACGGGAGTACTAATAGATATAGAGAAACGCAAGTCCAAGGAGAAAATAATAAAAACAATTCTTATAAAGGTACAGGAAGTACTGCAGAAAAAAATAGGAATAAAACTGGGAAATCAAACGATAAAAACGCGCATGTTCAAGGGAAATTTAAAGATAAAAATGATGGGAAAAACAAAAATAAAAATGAAAGTAAATATAGTGATAAAACTCAAACCAGCAGAGGAAAAAGTACCGGAGTAGGTAAAGGAAAATCTAGTACAAAAACTAAAGCTAAACGTAAATAG
- a CDS encoding ACT domain-containing protein: MKAILTVIGQDKVGIIAGVSQKMLEYSINILDVNQTIMQGFFTMIMVLDCEHMKGSFEDVRGGLTAESERLGVEIKIQREEIFKSMHSL; the protein is encoded by the coding sequence ATGAAAGCAATATTAACAGTAATTGGGCAAGATAAAGTTGGTATTATAGCAGGGGTTAGTCAAAAAATGTTAGAATATAGCATAAATATATTAGATGTTAATCAAACTATAATGCAAGGGTTTTTCACTATGATAATGGTATTAGACTGTGAACATATGAAAGGAAGCTTTGAAGATGTTCGCGGCGGACTTACAGCTGAAAGTGAAAGACTTGGGGTAGAAATAAAGATACAAAGAGAAGAAATATTTAAGTCAATGCATTCATTATAA
- the metA gene encoding homoserine O-acetyltransferase MetA — MPIRIPMELPAFQVLSNENIFIMNDERANNQDIRPLKIAILNLMPKKIVTENQLLRYLSNTPLQVEIKLIQTKSYVSQNTPSEHLNKFYSYFDDIKHEKFDGLLITGAPVEQMEFEDVTYWKELTEIMEWSKTNVFSTVHICWAAQAGLHYHYNIPKYDLKEKMFGIFSHGVNDEKADLTRGLDDVFYAPHSRHTEVKREDIEKVLELEILSESEDAGVFIVATKNRRNVFITGHMEYDRNTLKEEYLRDKEKGDNIEIPKNYFKNNDVNETPQYTWRGPASIVFGNWLNYCVYQNTPYDLSTL, encoded by the coding sequence ATGCCAATAAGAATTCCTATGGAATTGCCTGCATTTCAGGTTTTGTCTAATGAAAATATATTCATTATGAATGATGAGAGGGCTAATAATCAAGATATAAGACCACTAAAAATAGCAATTCTTAATTTAATGCCTAAAAAGATAGTAACAGAAAATCAATTACTTAGATATTTATCTAATACACCGTTGCAAGTAGAAATAAAGCTCATTCAAACTAAAAGTTATGTTTCTCAGAATACACCATCAGAACATTTAAATAAGTTTTATAGTTACTTTGATGATATAAAACATGAAAAATTTGATGGACTTCTAATAACTGGAGCTCCAGTTGAGCAAATGGAATTTGAAGATGTTACATATTGGAAAGAGCTTACTGAAATAATGGAGTGGAGCAAAACTAATGTATTTTCAACTGTCCACATTTGCTGGGCAGCTCAAGCTGGCTTGCATTATCACTATAATATACCAAAATATGATTTGAAAGAAAAAATGTTTGGAATATTTTCACATGGGGTAAATGATGAAAAGGCTGATCTTACAAGAGGTTTAGATGATGTTTTTTATGCGCCTCATTCTAGACATACTGAAGTTAAACGTGAAGATATAGAAAAAGTTCTAGAACTTGAAATTTTATCTGAATCTGAAGATGCTGGAGTATTTATTGTAGCAACAAAGAACCGAAGAAATGTATTTATAACAGGGCATATGGAATACGATAGAAATACATTAAAAGAAGAATATCTAAGAGATAAAGAAAAGGGAGATAATATAGAAATACCAAAAAACTATTTCAAAAATAACGATGTAAATGAGACCCCTCAATATACATGGAGAGGTCCTGCAAGCATAGTTTTTGGTAATTGGTTAAATTATTGTGTATATCAAAATACACCTTATGATCTTAGTACGCTTTAA
- a CDS encoding lactonase family protein produces the protein MVLHQNIILGFIGTYTKNKSKGIYRINFDITSGKIQKSNLTYEIENPTYLSIDKVRHIVYSTCKIGEKSGVSSFKYWQEQYKLYLINSNLSEEKPPCHVSISNIKQVLISSNYHENKMLVYNTLDGLILNSPALGKHSGYSINISRQEKPHIHCSMFTADEKYILSVDLGIDKMIIYTLEDNNLVKKDNLSYSFPPGTGPRHITYSKTKPFYYILSELTSEVFVFKYNSKSENPFINIQALSSLPKYYSGNKSGAAVRIHENNKFLYTSDRANNSLSLFFINQDNGKLKYIDTFSCNGDSPRDFQLDPTGNFLLCANENSDNISIFSINQTTGVLTFINSETIPTPTCIEFA, from the coding sequence ATGGTACTACATCAAAATATTATCTTGGGGTTTATTGGAACTTATACTAAAAATAAAAGCAAAGGAATTTATCGAATTAATTTCGATATAACTTCTGGTAAAATTCAAAAAAGTAATTTAACTTATGAAATAGAAAATCCTACATATTTATCCATCGATAAAGTACGACATATTGTTTATTCCACTTGTAAAATTGGTGAAAAGTCTGGGGTATCATCATTTAAATATTGGCAAGAACAATATAAACTGTATTTAATAAATTCTAATCTTTCTGAAGAGAAGCCACCTTGTCATGTAAGTATAAGTAATATCAAACAAGTCTTAATTTCATCAAATTATCATGAAAATAAAATGCTTGTTTACAATACCTTAGATGGATTAATATTAAATTCTCCTGCACTTGGTAAACATAGTGGTTATAGCATAAATATTTCAAGGCAAGAAAAACCTCATATTCACTGTTCTATGTTCACAGCTGATGAAAAGTATATTTTATCCGTTGATTTAGGCATCGATAAAATGATAATTTATACCTTAGAAGATAATAACCTTGTAAAAAAAGATAACCTTAGTTATTCCTTTCCACCTGGAACAGGTCCTAGACATATAACTTATTCCAAGACAAAGCCTTTTTACTATATATTAAGTGAGTTAACTTCAGAAGTTTTTGTTTTTAAGTATAACTCAAAATCAGAAAATCCTTTTATTAACATTCAAGCTTTGAGTAGTTTACCTAAATATTATAGCGGTAACAAATCAGGTGCAGCTGTGCGTATTCATGAAAATAATAAATTTTTATACACTTCTGATAGAGCCAATAACTCTTTAAGCTTATTTTTTATAAACCAAGATAATGGAAAATTAAAATATATAGATACTTTTTCTTGTAATGGAGATTCACCTAGAGATTTTCAATTAGACCCAACAGGTAATTTCTTACTTTGTGCTAATGAAAACTCCGATAATATATCTATATTTTCTATCAATCAAACAACAGGTGTATTAACATTTATAAACTCAGAAACTATTCCAACACCTACTTGTATAGAATTTGCTTAA
- a CDS encoding PFL family protein: protein MNTNNILETIKMIEEERLDVRTITMGISLLDCIDPDGDKARIKIYDKITKAAEHLVEVGRQIESEFGIPIVNKRVSITPMSIICGATDETDYVEFARTLDRAAHTLGIDFLGGFSALVQKGCTKGDKILISSIPEALAVTKKVCASVNVACTKSGINMNAVRDMAEVIKRTAELTKDQKGFGCAKLVVFANAVEDNPFMAGAFHGVGEAEKIINVGVSGPGVVKRALEKVRGESFDVVAETIKQTAFKVTRMGELVAREAARRLDVPFGIIDLSLAPTPAIGDSVGEILEEIGLEQVGTHGTIAALAMLNDAVKKGGVMACSHVGGLSGAFIPVSEDSAMIDAVNSGSINLEKLEAMTCVCSVGLDMIAIPGDTPTSTIAGMIADEAAIGVINNKTTAVRIIPAPGCVVGDMVEFGGLLGRAPVMKVNGKSSELFANRGGRIPAPIHSFKN from the coding sequence ATGAATACTAATAATATACTTGAAACAATAAAGATGATTGAAGAAGAAAGATTAGATGTAAGAACTATAACAATGGGTATTTCATTACTTGATTGTATAGATCCAGATGGAGATAAAGCTAGAATTAAGATATATGATAAAATTACAAAAGCTGCTGAACATTTAGTAGAAGTTGGTAGACAAATAGAATCAGAATTTGGTATTCCAATAGTTAATAAAAGAGTTTCAATAACTCCAATGTCAATAATTTGCGGAGCTACAGATGAAACTGATTATGTTGAGTTTGCAAGAACTTTAGATAGAGCAGCTCATACGCTCGGAATAGATTTCTTAGGTGGATTTTCAGCATTAGTTCAAAAAGGTTGCACTAAAGGAGATAAAATTTTAATTAGTTCAATTCCAGAAGCACTAGCAGTAACAAAAAAAGTTTGTGCATCTGTTAATGTAGCATGTACAAAATCAGGAATAAATATGAATGCAGTAAGAGATATGGCAGAAGTTATAAAGAGAACTGCAGAACTTACTAAGGATCAAAAGGGATTTGGATGTGCAAAATTAGTTGTATTTGCAAATGCAGTTGAAGATAATCCATTTATGGCAGGAGCTTTCCACGGAGTTGGAGAAGCTGAAAAAATTATAAATGTTGGAGTAAGTGGACCTGGAGTTGTTAAGAGAGCTCTTGAAAAGGTGCGCGGAGAATCTTTTGACGTTGTTGCAGAAACAATTAAGCAAACTGCATTTAAAGTTACTAGAATGGGTGAATTAGTTGCAAGAGAAGCAGCGAGAAGACTAGATGTACCTTTTGGTATAATTGATTTATCTCTTGCACCAACACCAGCTATTGGAGACTCTGTTGGTGAAATTTTAGAAGAAATAGGACTTGAACAAGTTGGAACTCATGGTACTATTGCAGCACTTGCAATGCTTAATGACGCAGTTAAAAAAGGTGGAGTTATGGCATGTAGCCATGTTGGAGGATTAAGTGGAGCTTTCATTCCAGTATCAGAAGATTCGGCTATGATAGATGCAGTTAATAGTGGATCAATAAATTTAGAAAAATTAGAAGCTATGACATGCGTATGTTCAGTTGGTCTTGATATGATTGCAATCCCTGGAGACACACCAACTTCAACAATTGCAGGAATGATTGCTGATGAAGCTGCAATAGGAGTTATTAACAATAAGACTACAGCAGTTAGAATTATACCAGCACCAGGATGTGTAGTTGGAGATATGGTTGAATTTGGTGGACTTTTAGGTAGAGCACCTGTAATGAAAGTAAACGGAAAATCATCAGAATTATTTGCAAATAGAGGCGGAAGAATTCCAGCACCTATACATTCATTTAAGAACTAA